The DNA segment ATGATTTTGAAGGAAGCCTCTATAGGTTTATGTATGTAATAGATTTAAACTTTTTAATCTATTTTGCCATGGTCTTTATGATTTACACCTATTATTACGTGAAAGAGGTGAAAAAGGCAGAAAAAAAACAGACTAATTTAGAAGTTCAACTGGTAAACACTAGGATGAAGATGTTGTCTTCTCAACTTCAGCCACATTTTTTATTCAATACATTAAATTCTATTGCCGTGTTGACCGATATAGATGCCGGAAAGGCAAAAGATACCATAGCAGATCTTAGTGATTTTCTTCGTGAAATACTCTACGATAATGAGAACAACAAAATTCCGTTGGAAAAAGAACTACGTATTTTAGAATACTATCTAAACATTATAAAAGTTAGGTTTTCAGAACATTTAAGCATTACTATGGAAATAGACAATAAACTATTGTCAACAATGGTCCCTAGTTTATTGTTACAACCCATACTCGAAAACTCCATTAAGCATGGCTATAATTATGACCACACCGATTTAAAGGTTGATATTGAAATTAAGTCGCACAAAAATCAATTAATTATTAAAATTGAAAATGATGGCGCACCATTGATTAAAAAACATGCGCTGCTGTTAAACGATGGGGTGGGGCTTTCTAACATTAATGATAGGTTAAGCAATCTTTATGGAGATAATTATTTTTTTGAAATTAGAAACAAAGACAATGATAAAGGAGTTGAAACGGTTATTGAGATCCCGATGTAAATTTTATTCGCCTCAATTTTAATTAAAAAAGCCACAACTTTTACGTTATGGCTTTTTGTGTAGTAGCGGGAACTGGACTCGAACCAGTGACCTTCGGGTTATGAGCCCGACGAGCTACCTACTGCTCTATCCCGCGATGTGGACGGCAAAGATACAAAGGATTTTTAATTCAACAAGCAAATAAATGATAAAATTAACAGCTTTTCATAAAGTTTTCGTCCATAAGACAGTGTTTTGTATTTTTAGGTGATGACAAAAAAAATACGACTTTTTATAATCGTCTTACTTTCAGTGCTGATTATCTTTATTGGTGGTATCGTAGCGATAAATTATTTTTTTAAAAATAAAGTAGAAAACTTCTTAGCAACCAGATTGCCAGAAAATATTATTCAGTCTTACGACGATCTTAGGCTTGATATGTATGAAGGCACTCTTACCCTCATTAACCCTACAGTAGAGATTCAGAATAAAGAAGATAGTAAAATTCACACGCAAATTTCAGTAGAAAAACTAATTATTGACGATATAAGCTATTGGGATTATTTACTTAACGATAAAATTCATATAGATGAAATATCGATTAATAAGCCCAAGGTTGTTTATTATAAAAATAGATTAAAGAAAAGTCGGGATAGCTCACAATCTGGTTTTATAACGATGAATAGACCTGTTTTTCTAGATCGTTTAAAAATTGAAGATGCTACAATAAGCATTTTTGATGGTAAGAAAGATTCACTTATGCTTTTTACAAATCACTTTTCGCTTGAAGTTGATTCTATCACTACAAATGAAGAAATTATAAGGAAAAGACTACCAATTGCTTTTGGAGCTTATAAAGCGCAAACGGACTCTGTTTTTGTAAAAGTGAGCGATTACGAAAATGTAACTGTTAAAAACATGCAGTTAGAAAATAAGAACATAGCGATTTCAGATATTCATTTGTACACCAAGTATTCCCGAGCAAAACACGCGCGCATCATTCCAGTAGAGAAGGACCATTTTGATCTAAAAATAGATTTATTTTTAGTAAAGAAAATTGATTTTGGTTTTCAAAACAGAAGACTCTTTATTAGTGGCGATGCGGTAACATTAAAAAATCCATATTTGGATATTTTCAGAAATAAATTAGTGACCGATGATAAAACTACGAAGCCTTTGTACAGTAAAATGCTAAGAAATCTTGCTTTTGATTTAACCTTAGATTCCGTTAAAATAAATAATGCAGGGATAGTGTATACCGAAAAAGTAAAAAAGGACAATAAAGGAGGAGAAATTAACTTTAAGAGCCTAAACGCCACCATGAGCAATGTTAGTAATACCTATAAGGCTCCTAAAAAGACTGAAATAGATATAGATGCTATTTTTATGGAAAATACACCTTTTACAACTAATTGGAGTTTTGATGTAAACAATACAAACGATACGTTTCTTTTTAAAGCTAATGTAGGAACTTTACCCGCTAAAGACATTAACAGTTTTACAATACCAAATCTTAAAGTGCAATTAGAAGGTGAGGCCAACAAAACCTATTTTACTATTGACGGTAACAATACAACATCGCATGTAGATTTAAAGATAAATTACGACCAGTTTAAAGTCTCTATATTAAATAAAAAAGGGGACAAAAGGGATGGTTTTTTATCTGCCATTGCCAATATTTTTATTTCAAAGGACAGTGAAAAAAGTAATCAGGATTTCAGAAAAGGTTCTGGAGAAGTTACCCGAGATACAACAAAATCGTTCTTTAATTATTTATGGCTCAATGCTCAAAAAGGGTTGAAAAGCAGTTTAACGGGCGGTAAGAATTAATTAATGTTCGGCAATCCAAGTTATAGCATCCATACGTTCTTCTGAAGTAAAATTCCGAGTGTTGGAGTTTGCGAAAAGAGAAACAATATCGCCGCAGGAATGAATCCATTTTCGGTCGCTTACCACGGCTATTTTATTAAATTGATCAGCATATTTTATTTTGAATAGTACTTCTTTAAGAACGGCTGGAATGGAAAATGTTTCAATCCCTGTATCTTCAATATAAAGGTTGATTGCGTCAAATTGCTCTAATTTAGTTTTAATTTTTTCGATAAAAGTATCCACTGTTTCTGAATTAAAATTTCCCTCAATTAGAAAACCAACGGTAGTATCTGAAAAACTGAAATCTGATAGCATGTTAAATAGGTTAGACCTATTAAAGATAGCAAAAAATTATTGTTCAATACTTTCTGCTGAAAAGGAAATCAATTCGCCATTCTCAAACGTGGCTGAAAGCTCAATTGGGTTGCAACAAATCTCGCAATCCTCAATATAGGTAGTCGTTACTGAGGGGTCTAGAAGCATAGATATTTGCTCCCAACAATATGGACATTGAAAAAAATGCTCGTTCAACGGTGTTGCTTTAAATGATTATTTTAAGTCGTCTAACTGTAAAGTTACCGATTCCCAATCTTCCATTAAAGTATTCAACTTTTTCTTTTTAGCTTCATAACCATCAAAAAAGTTGGGTTTAGCAATAGTTTTATCATAATTCACAGCGAGTTCCACATCAATTTCCTTGATCTCTTTTTCCAGCTTGTTTATTTTGCTCTCTGTATTGCTCAATTTATTTTGAAGCGACTTTAGCTTTTTTTGCATTTCGTAATCCTCCTTACCAGAAGTAACTTTTTGCTTTTCTTTCTTTTCTGAAACCGTTCGTTTTTCAGCTTCACGTAAATTTTCAAGATTACGCTGTTCTAAGAAATAATCAATGTCACCTAAATACTCTTTAATTTTTTGATCTTTAAACTCGTAGATTCTATCGGTCATACCTTGGAGAAAATCCCGATCGTGTGAAACTAATAATAAAGTTCCTTCAAACCTCTTCAAGGCATCCTTTAGCACATTCTTTGACTTTATATCCAAGTGGTTGGTGGGTTCATCCATTACCAAGACGTTAAAAGGCTCTAATAACAGTTTTGCCAATGCCAATCGGTTACGTTCACCACCCGAAAGAACGCGTACATATTTATCAACTTCTTCACCTCTAAATAAAAATGCACCTAAAATATCGCGAACACGTGGGCGACTTTTCATATCGGCCGCATCAATCATGGTTTCCTCAACGGTTTTTGAACCATCTAAATATTCAGCTTGATTTTGAGCAAAATATCCTATTTGTACATTGTGTCCTAAGTTCATTTTTCCTTGGTGCTCTAAATCGCCGACGATTATTTTAGCCAACGTAGACTTACCTTGTCCGTTTTGACCAACAAAGGCAATCTTACTGTCACGATCCACTTTTAAGTCAATATTGCTCAGTACGTGGTTGTCACCATATGTTTTTGAAATATTTTCAGCCTCAATAACTACTTTTCCAGGTGTTACTGAAATAGGGAATGATAAGCTCATCACGCTGTTATCGTCTTCATCCACCTCTATGCGGTCTATTTTGTCCAACTTTTTAATAAGAGACTGTGCCATTGTGGCTTTACTAGCTTTGGCTCTAAACTTTTCAATAAGTTTTTCGGTGGTTTCTATTTGCTTTTGCTGGTTTTTCTGTGCTGCAAGTTGTTGTTCACGTAATTCGGCGCGTTGTACCAAGTATTTTGAATAGGGATAATTGTAATCGTATATTTTTCCTAAGGAAATTTCAATCGTTCTATTGGTTACGTGATCTAAAAACATTTTATCGTGCGAAACCACAACGACTGCTCCGGCATAACCGTTTAGAAACTCCTCTAACCAAAGAATAGATTCAATATCCAGGTGGTTGGTAGGCTCATCCAGAAGCAAAATATCATTGTTTTGAAGTAGCAGCTTTGCTAATTCAATTCGCATACGCCATCCGCCTGAAAACGTTTCGGTTAGCTTCCCA comes from the Marixanthomonas ophiurae genome and includes:
- a CDS encoding AsmA family protein, which codes for MTKKIRLFIIVLLSVLIIFIGGIVAINYFFKNKVENFLATRLPENIIQSYDDLRLDMYEGTLTLINPTVEIQNKEDSKIHTQISVEKLIIDDISYWDYLLNDKIHIDEISINKPKVVYYKNRLKKSRDSSQSGFITMNRPVFLDRLKIEDATISIFDGKKDSLMLFTNHFSLEVDSITTNEEIIRKRLPIAFGAYKAQTDSVFVKVSDYENVTVKNMQLENKNIAISDIHLYTKYSRAKHARIIPVEKDHFDLKIDLFLVKKIDFGFQNRRLFISGDAVTLKNPYLDIFRNKLVTDDKTTKPLYSKMLRNLAFDLTLDSVKINNAGIVYTEKVKKDNKGGEINFKSLNATMSNVSNTYKAPKKTEIDIDAIFMENTPFTTNWSFDVNNTNDTFLFKANVGTLPAKDINSFTIPNLKVQLEGEANKTYFTIDGNNTTSHVDLKINYDQFKVSILNKKGDKRDGFLSAIANIFISKDSEKSNQDFRKGSGEVTRDTTKSFFNYLWLNAQKGLKSSLTGGKN
- a CDS encoding sensor histidine kinase, translating into MKASVLNNKYIDLRLVLLLAGFYALFDLVLIVKTAYMMSFEMEKMGPFSWKAFLVDNLLFDFVIVVGYMTLIAISTKRFLRKNYSWVKIISTHILFSLLIGLVIRLLFDFYLILAGKLSFAEYDFEGSLYRFMYVIDLNFLIYFAMVFMIYTYYYVKEVKKAEKKQTNLEVQLVNTRMKMLSSQLQPHFLFNTLNSIAVLTDIDAGKAKDTIADLSDFLREILYDNENNKIPLEKELRILEYYLNIIKVRFSEHLSITMEIDNKLLSTMVPSLLLQPILENSIKHGYNYDHTDLKVDIEIKSHKNQLIIKIENDGAPLIKKHALLLNDGVGLSNINDRLSNLYGDNYFFEIRNKDNDKGVETVIEIPM
- a CDS encoding CPXCG motif-containing cysteine-rich protein, which codes for MNEHFFQCPYCWEQISMLLDPSVTTTYIEDCEICCNPIELSATFENGELISFSAESIEQ
- a CDS encoding ABC-F family ATP-binding cassette domain-containing protein; protein product: MLNIHNLSVSFQGEYLFEKITFQLTPGDRVGLVGKNGAGKSTLLRIISNEQEYDEGQIATDKEVTIGFLKQDIDFTKGRTVIEESYEAFAEIKTLEKKLEYINTQLAERTDYESDSYNQLMIDLNDVQHQYEIHGGYNYQGETERILQGLGFKREDFGKLTETFSGGWRMRIELAKLLLQNNDILLLDEPTNHLDIESILWLEEFLNGYAGAVVVVSHDKMFLDHVTNRTIEISLGKIYDYNYPYSKYLVQRAELREQQLAAQKNQQKQIETTEKLIEKFRAKASKATMAQSLIKKLDKIDRIEVDEDDNSVMSLSFPISVTPGKVVIEAENISKTYGDNHVLSNIDLKVDRDSKIAFVGQNGQGKSTLAKIIVGDLEHQGKMNLGHNVQIGYFAQNQAEYLDGSKTVEETMIDAADMKSRPRVRDILGAFLFRGEEVDKYVRVLSGGERNRLALAKLLLEPFNVLVMDEPTNHLDIKSKNVLKDALKRFEGTLLLVSHDRDFLQGMTDRIYEFKDQKIKEYLGDIDYFLEQRNLENLREAEKRTVSEKKEKQKVTSGKEDYEMQKKLKSLQNKLSNTESKINKLEKEIKEIDVELAVNYDKTIAKPNFFDGYEAKKKKLNTLMEDWESVTLQLDDLK
- a CDS encoding SpoIIAA family protein; its protein translation is MLSDFSFSDTTVGFLIEGNFNSETVDTFIEKIKTKLEQFDAINLYIEDTGIETFSIPAVLKEVLFKIKYADQFNKIAVVSDRKWIHSCGDIVSLFANSNTRNFTSEERMDAITWIAEH